In the genome of Paenibacillus sp. GP183, the window GTGTTGTGACCAGCGAACGATACGCGCAAACGCTATATGAGCGGTATCAAACCCTACTGGCCGCAAGCCTCGACGATCACGTCAGACAAAGCTTGGCGGAGACTACGGCTCAGAACGGCGGCATTATCCTTTCCATGGACGGCGTCCAACCCGAAAAGGGAAACGAGATGCTATATGTCATTCGCGAAGTTTTCAGCGGGACGATTCTCGCGGCTCAGAACATGAAGAGCGGAGCCGCTGCCGAACTGCGCACGCTGATCGATCCCATTATCGAGATGGGGTATCCCATCGTAGGCATTGTCAGCGACGGACAGGTTTCTATCAGGCAAGCATTCGAATCACTCTTGCCTGATGTGCCGTATCAATACTGCCAGTACCATTATCTGAAAGACATTGCCAAGCCCGTCGTAGATGCGGATCGAAAGCTCAAAATGGAACTGAAAAAGAGCATGCGCGGCTTGCGGGATGTAGAACGCAAAATCGAGCAAGCCGAGAAAATGACA includes:
- a CDS encoding transposase — its product is MKHSSYGYDVLCLVGELRFKQHRTCKEIADALNERGVVTSERYAQTLYERYQTLLAASLDDHVRQSLAETTAQNGGIILSMDGVQPEKGNEMLYVIREVFSGTILAAQNMKSGAAAELRTLIDPIIEMGYPIVGIVSDGQVSIRQAFESLLPDVPYQYCQYHYLKDIAKPVVDADRKLKMELKKSMRGLRDVERKIEQAEKMTTNAVKANAAAKRHSSSDTPEAAASTEAQVAKGYVAAIRALLLEDGEPPLELPGMLIYERAQAIQASLARCLTKKRASSSPGFGQNFQ